The DNA region CCTACTCCACGCCCCCCAGCAAGTTGCGCTGCCCTCTGACGGGGGGCCTGCTTATCAAGCAGATGGACGTGAAACTTAGAAAAGGACCCGCTCCTTGCTGGGCCCTCATGAGTCTTTGGCTCTGCCTCTAAAAGCCTGGGGCTGCCTGAGCGCCTACCTGCTCCGGCCTTAGCCTTGACCACCTCCGTGCCGGCCTCCTGGATCCGCCCGATGAGGGTGGTCAGCTGGTCCTGGGGGATGTCCACCTTGGGGGTGCACTGCAAGTGGAAGTCACAGGGATCATGTGAGCAGGGCCAGGCTCCggtcacctcccagccccacgcccGGTGGGCCCCGGCATCGCTGCCACGTGGGAAatcaagacctttttttttttttttttttttttaaagaaaaagccaaCTTTGTTGGGAGGTGTAGTGAGTTCtctactcattttaaaaaaactttctctATTTTGGACTAATTTTAGACTTAGAGAAACGTTGTAAAAATAGCAGAAAGATTTTCCTCACCCGGCTTACCCTGATAACATTTTACATAACCACAGTGCAATTATAAAGAACAGGAAATTAACTAAACCACAGACCTTACTCAACGGTCACCGACTGTTCCACTACTGTCCCTTCTGTTCAGGGTCCTACCCAGGACCCACCAGCACCCAGGGATCTCGCCTTTGACTGCTTCCTCAGTCCTCCCCTGGCTTTCAGGACATCTGTCAAGGGTACTGAATGCTCGCTTTGTAGGATGTCCATCAACTTAGATTTAAAAGGTACTTCCTCAGTATTTTCTCCTGAGGTTATGAGGTGATTTATCTTATTCTCAGTGGTGTTTACCTTGTCTCTCCTCATTTTTAAACAAAGCAGTTTTGCCTGCTCTGACCTAATCAGGAAGGCAGTGATGTCTCCACCAGCAGTTTTCACTGTGCAGGAGCTGGCCGTTTTGAACGCCTTCTGACCACACTCACTCCCACAGCTGCGGACGCTGACCACAGCCCCACAGCAGGAATCTCTTCAAAGTAACAACAGACGGTGAGATCCACATCAGCCTGATCCGAGGGCCCCAAAGTGAACCTCTGAACTGTGCTCGTGGTCTTGAGGCTCCTGGGCAGGGTGACACACACACCTGAGAGATCAGGGGGATGATGGTCTTCCCAGCATGGCCGCCAATGACAGGAACGTTGACGCGAGCCGGGTCCAAACCCTGATCACCAGAAGTGCAAAGCTTGATTAAATTTAACAAGCACTTTGAGGGTAAAACATGTCATATGCACCTAAAGCACCAATACCAGAAAAATCCACAGAACTCGGAAACCAGGTAAGAGGCCGCCTGACTCCAGCCGTGCTCACATGTCCCACTAGGCGCCCCCTGCAGTTTCAACACATGCAGTGAGTAACCCGGTGTCTGGTGAGGTCACTCCGAGGCTTTCCCTTCACAATGTGCTGAAAACTGCCTTCTTGAAGGGTCCCAATTGGTCCCCATCAGTCCGACAGCTTCTTGGAATCAGAGGATGACAATCCTCTTTCCCACACCTGATGTCATCCCCATGCATTAGCTCAGACTTATGTGCCTATCCTTTGTTACAGAGAACAAATACCTCGTATCAGAGCAAGATTCCAGAACACCCAGGGGTGAGAAGTCTGTCAACTCAAACAGTGAttggaacagaaagaaggaaaccaaGTTGAAAGGGGTCACAACGCCAAGGTTCATTAAGTGGGGCTTGCTGGGACGGCTGATTCATTTGTTAAACCGGAGGCACGATGCCCCCAAGAATCTGCGAACCAGGTATTTCTTAACACAGTCAAAAAAAGAAGCTGGTGGGAGTAACGGGAGGGGGTGAGCAGTCCCCAAATGCTGCCACCTTCCCCAAATGCTGCAGCTGCTAAAGAGAGACACCGTAAGTTAGGAACCAGCCTTGCCTAGGTCAGGGAGCCCAGCCACAAGGGTGGGCAGACCCAGCAGCACAGTTAATGGACATGCGCGGCAGTGTCTACAGGCCAGGGCACCACGCCGGTCACCAGGGACACAGGCACGAACAGAAAGGGCCCCTGCTTTTGAGAAGCTCATTGTCCAAAATGAGACAGATACAAACAGACGCTCCAATGCGATGGGTGAAGCCAGCCACAGGGTGGCTCTGGAAGGCACCTGAGAGAAGGCCTCCTGGGGCAGACCTAACTTCATCTGGGAAGGAGCAGGACTCCACCAAGGGGAAGCGTATTCTAGGCAAAAGGAGCAGAAAGAACAAAGACCTGGGGGTTCACAGAGCATGTACCACAGCAGAGCAGGAAGTGCAAAGGGCAAGTCCAGTGGAAGGCGGGGGTAGAGACGGCCGATGGGGGAGCCACAGGCTGCGAGGTTAAGGGCAGCTTTTCATTCTCCGTGCAATTCAGGAACTTTTAAGAATGCCAGGCAGCCTGAGATAAAGGGCGCATTCCTTAACTGACGCATCCAGCGCTAGATTCTCCAGCCAGGGTGGAGACATGCTTCCCCACCTCACATGGCAAAGCTTTGAGGCCAAGCCTCCATGATCTAACAGAACTCTCTGTGGGAACACAGCAGCCACGTGGGGCTTTGGAGCATCTCAAGTGTGGCTGGTGCAACAGAGGACCACAGTTCCTAACTTAATTATGATTAATTCAAATAGCCACAGGTATCTACTGTTGCAGCAGGATTAGGGGCCCAAGGGAAATGTGTGCTTCCCCCTGGAGCTGGCAGCACCACGTGAGCCCTACGAGAACGAGCACTGCTGCTTCCAGGAACCGGGGGTGTGTGCCTCGGGAAGCTGAAACCCCCGCCTCCCGGCCTGGGCGCGTTCAGACTCGGCTTCACCGAGACCCGCTCCGCAAAGCCTTTCCTGACTCAAAGACAACCACAGTCTAAACACACGTGCGCTGAAATGGTGATTCAGTTGTCTCTGGAATTACAGTGTCTCTTTCCGCTTCACTCACAGAGCTCCCAGGCCCCGGGGCCACATCTCAGGGATCCGACCCCACTCGGAGAGCAGAGCCTGAGGAACATGCCAGAGCGTGAATCACAGCGGGGCACCGTACCGTCCACACCCCAGAAGAGAAGTGCTGGGCgcaggggaggaagaggaaggtcaACGGTCCTGTGTGCGCCCTTCTCACTAAGCTATGTGCACGACAATTATTCCCGACTTGGGAGGACTCCCTCCTCCATAAGGTCACGAAAAATGGCCTGAAGCTCAGGAGGGACACTTATTTGGGCCAGAGGAAGTGGTTCTGCTGGGTCCATAACCCAACAGACTAGACAGTGAGTTGTGAAAGGTACCGAGGACTCCAGACCTGGCGCCGGTGCCAAGTCCCCCTCGGGACAAGCCTGGCGGCTCAGGAAGAAGCAGGCAGCCAGCAGGAGAACTGAGGTAAGTCACTGCAGGAACCCAGGAAGGGAGTCAGAACACAGACCAAGGACAAGAATTCTGACATGATTTCAGGGACTTTCCCAAGTTCTTCACGTTGGCTGATTTTATCATTTGCCTAATGATGAGCGGGTAAAACCTGTTAGGACCAGTTTTCAGAGCCGAGCCGATGAACACACGAAGAGCACAACCCAGTCTAGCCAGTGAGAAACCCAGGGAAAGCCGAACTGTTGATACAGTAGGGAGAAGAGCGAGCTTGGACGGTTTCAGCCTGCAGAGGCCTGCTGTCTGCGTTCCCCAAGAGAACGCGCAAGCTGCTTCCCACCAAGGAGGCGAGCTATAAGGACATTTAAACCCTCCAGTTACATGTGACCTGTAAGGGCCCCGGTGTCCTCCATGCCCGTAAATGAGCCAAGAACAGCCAGAGAGGTTCAGAAAGGTAACTTGAAAGATGCCCGATGCAGCTCTTACCTTCAGTTCTGCAACAAAAGTGTTGGCTCGGACAATGTCCAGGGTTGTCACCCCAAATATTTTATTGGGGTTGTATACTCCGTGTTTCTTGAAAACTTCTGCTGTGATTGGGATGGTGGAGTTAACCTAGTAAATCCAAGAGACAGGGGCACAATTTGCCTGCGTTCTGAGAGCAGAGCCATGCAACAGAAGGAAAAATCTTCTCGTCAGACCATTAACAAGCCCTAAGCTGTCACATTATATTGCCCTGATAAGCGACCTTCACGATGGAAGGCCCCCTACTCTAAAAGACTGCTTCTTTTCCCCGCCACGAGAAAGAAGAAACCATTCATTGAGGAAGGcactcttccccttggtggcctcCGAGCCCAAAGTTCAAACATGCACGTGACCCTTCAACTATCAACTTAAAAATGTGATGAAGGCTCCACAAGGCACCTTCTGCTCCAGCTGGGACTTAGCCCAAATggccttttaaaaagaaaaaaagacagcctAGCAAGAAGCTACAAGCTACAAGTtcagtcccagctctgtcactctgTGTCGTAACCCCGGCCAAGTTATCTCAACTCCTTAGAACTCAGTTTCTTAAAACGGGAGACAACTACCTCATgaggctgttgtgaagattaagtgacttAATACATGGCCAGTGCTTAACACATTACCTGGTacatagaaagaataaaaacaagacaaaaatagaGAGATTTATATTAGGCACCGGTTAATCAGCCCCCCAAGAACTTCTGACCAGTTGCCCCCGAGGAAAGGTGAGCTGGTTGGAAAGGGCAGGATCCTCTTCTCAGAAGCCACGGGCACAAGCTCTGCGTGTTTATCAGCGGCACGTTCCTGAGTCAACATCAGTGTCACTGCACTTTCACCCAGATCCTTCTTATACTCGGGAGACCAGAGTTCAGATCAACCAACAGGGAGGAACGGAAGGGCTGCTGTCAAATGCAACCTGAGGCCCTGCCAGAGCGGGCGTGGGAGCCATAGCCGACTTCTCAGGAGGGACACAGCACCCAGAGTTTCTGAACCGAAGAACTAGCTTCCTGCAAAAACCAGCAAGCAGGGCCTGGGGGGCTGCGTACGGGATCACGTGTGAGtgtgaggagggagggggcgcCAGGAAGCAGTAATTGCAAACCCCAAGTAGAACACAGGAAAAGGAGTTAACAGGCTACCACAATCACggctgaagcagcctcaggaatGGGTTTATTTTCCAGGTGGATAAACTAAGATACCGAGAGGGGAAGCCATCTGCCCAAAGGCACACGGTCGATGGGAAAACCAGGTTAAAACTCACTTGGTCTACGCCAGAAGGGATCCTTAGGAAATAAATTTAAGGGCTTTTTATTAGCTCATCCACTTTATGCATTTCAGCACATGAACCTGATTATTCCCCCTCTAAGCACAGAAGCACACTTTTGCTAACTGTGGACTTTCATGTGCCATCAGCCGGCACTCACCGGATTTGCAATAATGCAGATCATGGCCTCAGGACAGTGCTGGGCACAGGCAGCAGTCAGGGTGGCCACAATCGTGGCGTTGGTGTTGAACAGGTCATCCCGGGTCATGCCTGAGAACGATCCAATTCAAGGTGTTCATAAAGCACAGGACGAATTTATAAACACGTACCacgttgtgtgtgtttgttgttatgggaaATTCAAACATGAGTGAGACAGGGTCCCTGTTTCAAGTAAATCCATCTTGTAGGGAAAACGGCCCAGTGTGACAAGTACCAAGATAGAGGTCTGTGAGGGTGGAGCGTGGGGAGGGGAATGAGGGGGGTTATACCCGAGGAGGATCACCAAGGATCAGTACAGCTTCCAAGGTGGAGGCAGGTGGAGGAAAGGGCGTTGCATGCAAAAaaaagtgcacacagaacacaATGACCTGGGCGAGGGGACCCAGTGACAGGTGGAGGGTTTCATCTGTACCCCACAGGCATGGGGGAGCCTTTAGAATTTTTTCTGCAGCAGAGAGATCTGACCAGATCCATTTTTCATGGAAAACCACATCCTCAGCTGACTTGTGGGGAGATGCTAGGCAAGGAGTTCGACACACACCTGGTTTCCTTGGGACTCCCGCTGGAATCACCACCACGTCGCAGCCCTTCAGGCAGTCTGGGAGCTGCTCAGGTCCGAGGTAGCCTGGAAAAAACACCCACATGAGCAATTTCACCACTTCCGACTTGGAGAGGCCAGCACGTCTGTGGGGACAGAGCCCGGGTAGGACGGGCCCACCTGAGTCCAAGGCCGGCCACAGGCCTCAGGACAGGCTGGAAAGCCCGCCCATGAAGGGGTTCCTCTTCTGGAGAACTACCACTGTGGGCCTGATGACACCGGCTGGCAGAACAGTCTCTTTCACTCCACTTTCCTCCAGCCTCACTGGCCAAGCCCTGATTCGGAACAGAGTAACCATCCAGTTTCCCACAGAATCAGCCAAGTCGGCTGCTTTTCCTTATCCAACCCACTTGCCAGCACTTCTAAGTCCTTCTTGGTTCCCAGCAAGAGCTGCTTATTCCACGTCATGGTTATCCTAACAAGAGCTCTGTCTCGGAGTCAGATCAGAAGGCGCAGTGGAGGCCAGGAGAGAAAACCCCTGTGCTGATAAACAGGGACTAGATATTAGCATCCATTCTATTTACTCCTATCATCTGAGGAAAAAAAGGTCCACTTTCAAAGATCTCAGGGAAATCGGCCAAAATCTGCTTTGATTTGACTTCTCCCTTATTGTGGGAGCTTTTGGAAACTCAAATATACAGCCCAAAAGAAAATGAGCAAACGAATTCAGAGGGACCACGGAAGGCACACGAACAAATGATCTGACAGTCAATCTCCTGTGCTGTCTACACCAAATGAAGATACATGCAAACACCATCAAACAGTCTCACACTGACGGCAGAGACAGAGAGCAGTACAAGTTTTCTGCACAGCAATCTGATACTTTATAGTAAAAGCTTTAAAATAGTCATACCTACTCATTCTActtttaggattcttttttttaaggattctAAGAAACAAGATATAAAGATGTTTACACAGCCTAGCTATTTACAGTAGAGCAAAACAGGAAACAGCCCAATGGACAACAGTGTgggtataataataaataagtgaTAAATTATAGTAcacctttaaaaatgattttaccaAGAATTTGGTGACATGGAAAAATGCTGCTATAATGTGAAGGTAAAATAAGCaggatatatataattatatgtaattaTGAGTGACTTCTTGGATGACATACCTAGATTTCCCTTGGATTTTCCTAAGGTGGCCATGCTTTGAAGAAGCTGGCAAAGGAAATCCTGGGGTGGAGGGACGGCCCAGGGTGGGGAGCACCTGGCAGCATTTCTCACTGCCCCCGTGCCCCTGCAGGAGGCTGCCTCTTCCCCATCCTCATATTACttgttaaattataaaaaattaaaaatgggaaggTGAGACCACCGTTGTTATTCTCAAAGACACTATTTAAATTTTTGTAGACTCAAGTCAAAAAAGGtgcaataatttataaaatttaattctaAAATGAACATGGAAACCCCAAGTCTCTGAACACCTAGTTTCACTTAAGAATCTCACTCTAAACCTGAATCCTGGCCGACGGGGGAGGAGAGATGAAAGTTCTCCAGGGTCGGCGTGCTCAATACCTTTTACTGTCGGTCTGGTCTCTATGTGGCTCAGATCGGCGGCCACTCCGGGTGTATGAGCAATATCGTAGAGGGTCAGGCGGCTCACCAAGGGGCTGTTCTTCAGGAGAAGTGAAAGCGGCTGCCCGATTCCTCCGGAAGCCCCCAGCACGGCTACTTTAGCATTGTTCTagaaagaggcacagagagaggacTGTGAAGATGGAATCAGCATGAAAAGGATCCACATGGTAAACTGCAGAGTACTGCACTGGGTCTCTTTTATTGCAGCAGTACCAAATGAAGATGCAATCATATTCCTACCATTCCAAAGGCCCCCTTTCCTTCTGAAGTTCAGAGGTTTGCCTCAGGAAAATAGGGGAGAACTCATGTCTCTAGATGCTGTGACAGTCAGGGGCATACTCCTGTACCCTCCGAAAGGGGAGCAAACTTCACTCGATCGCCACCTGGACTGGTAACAGAAACCTTTCCTTCAatgtgcaattttattttttataaatttatttattttgggctgaattgggtctttgttgctgcgcacgggctttctctagttgcggtgtgcaggcttctcattgcggtggcttcccttgttgcggagcacgggctctaggcacacgggcttcagcagttgtgacacgtgggctcagcagttgtggctcacgggctctagaacgcaggctcagtagctgtggtgcacaggcttagttgctccacggcatgtgggaccttcctgaaccagggctcgaacccgtgtcccctgcattggcaggcagattcttaaccactgcgagtGAGGCTGTTTCTAACCTAAACTCACAAATAAGAAGGGGAGCCTATCCTGGCAAGCAGGCAGGGAGCTGCCAGGGAAGAAGACAAACCAAGAGAAGAGCAGCCACAAGAACTCAAAGCACGGCATGCAGTCCTCTGGGGCAGCCGTGTACTCTGGGTCTTTACATTATCACTGCACGCTGTGTTCCACAGCAATGCATGCTAGTAATAACGGCTTCcgttatcaaaaacaaaaatcaaaccaaaactCAAGCCGAAACGAAAACAACCACACAGTGTAATCTGCTCgaggaaactgaaactctaaAAAGCATATATTACACCTAAGATTGGAATTCaggtttcatttgtttgtttttaagttggTGCTTTAAAGGTGGACCCTTGACTTCACAGAAAACTAGCTGGACCAACCCAGAACCTGAGGTCTGGCAATCTCACCCACCTCCAGACCTTCAATTATCACTCCCACATCGTGTCCCGAATCCTAGGGACTCCCAAATTCCAACTCCACATTCCCAGTTCTGTTAGGCATACCACTGGTCCCACAAACCCAACTGTGTAAATAAATTTGTCCTTACCACCTCTTCCATCCCTGTTCCCAAATGGCATCTGTGTTCACCCAAATTCAAAACTTTAGAGCTAT from Mesoplodon densirostris isolate mMesDen1 chromosome 16, mMesDen1 primary haplotype, whole genome shotgun sequence includes:
- the MDH2 gene encoding malate dehydrogenase, mitochondrial; translation: MLSALARPASAALRRSFSTSAQNNAKVAVLGASGGIGQPLSLLLKNSPLVSRLTLYDIAHTPGVAADLSHIETRPTVKGYLGPEQLPDCLKGCDVVVIPAGVPRKPGMTRDDLFNTNATIVATLTAACAQHCPEAMICIIANPVNSTIPITAEVFKKHGVYNPNKIFGVTTLDIVRANTFVAELKGLDPARVNVPVIGGHAGKTIIPLISQCTPKVDIPQDQLTTLIGRIQEAGTEVVKAKAGAGSATLSMAYAGARFVFSLVDAMNGKEGVVECSFIKSQETDCPYFSTPLLLGKKGIEKNLGIGKVSPFEEKMIAEAIPELKASIKKGEEFVKNMK